The following proteins come from a genomic window of Natronosalvus vescus:
- a CDS encoding class I SAM-dependent methyltransferase, translated as MVDIDDIRRAYDELADGYLEERSTSDLGMELLEPFLESLPAQALVLDAGCGPGRPVLTRLSDDPDVSAVGIDLSRVQLELAAANAPNASLAQGDMTSLPVQSESFDAAVAYWSLIHVPMDDHPTVLEEFARVLRPGGRVLLCEGTTEWVGENPDWLERGVHMQWDIAGPEKARAHLQDAGFSIVDVWGGPSSLATDRADEDDDNGNGEDGDDDAPWTFFEARLEG; from the coding sequence ATGGTCGATATCGACGACATTCGCCGGGCGTACGACGAGTTAGCCGACGGGTACCTCGAGGAACGATCCACGTCGGACCTCGGGATGGAACTGCTCGAGCCGTTTCTCGAGTCGCTGCCCGCCCAGGCGCTCGTTCTCGACGCCGGCTGCGGGCCGGGCAGGCCCGTTCTCACCCGGCTGAGCGACGACCCGGACGTGAGTGCCGTCGGAATCGACCTCTCTCGGGTACAACTGGAGCTGGCGGCGGCGAACGCCCCCAACGCGTCGCTCGCGCAGGGTGATATGACCTCGCTCCCCGTCCAGAGCGAGTCGTTCGACGCGGCCGTCGCCTACTGGTCGTTGATCCACGTTCCCATGGACGACCACCCGACGGTTCTCGAGGAGTTCGCCCGGGTGTTGCGCCCCGGTGGTCGCGTCCTGCTCTGTGAGGGAACGACCGAGTGGGTCGGCGAGAACCCGGACTGGCTCGAGCGCGGCGTGCACATGCAGTGGGACATCGCCGGCCCCGAGAAGGCGCGAGCACACCTGCAGGACGCCGGGTTTTCCATCGTCGACGTGTGGGGCGGCCCGTCCTCGCTGGCGACTGATCGGGCTGACGAGGACGACGATAACGGCAATGGAGAGGATGGCGACGATGACGCCCCCTGGACATTCTTCGAGGCACGACTCGAGGGGTGA
- a CDS encoding TIGR01548 family HAD-type hydrolase, giving the protein MNADAVVLDIDGVVVDVADSYRRAIVESVERVYDRTIRKEDIQLFKDAGGFNNDWELTYAAALYVLAAGEGYQQSLETFTDAIAAEGGGIEAAEIVVRTEIGARATERVRRRWDRESLRDVFQQLYLGSDLYRALEGSDPDIEWRGFIHDEPLLLDPDTRDVLTGRYEVGVLTGRPAAEADIALERVGLEVSADHRFTMDDWEEGKPHPRALRTLAERFDADTIVFVGDTLDDVRTAVNASEVDPDRTYHGVGVLTGGLTGDTGRGKYDREGAAAVLESVNELPSLLE; this is encoded by the coding sequence ATGAACGCAGACGCCGTCGTCCTCGACATCGACGGAGTGGTAGTCGACGTCGCCGACTCCTATCGCCGGGCCATCGTCGAGTCCGTCGAGCGAGTGTACGACCGGACGATTCGCAAGGAGGACATTCAGCTGTTCAAGGACGCGGGCGGGTTCAACAACGACTGGGAACTCACCTACGCCGCCGCGCTCTACGTGCTGGCCGCCGGCGAGGGCTACCAGCAGTCGCTCGAGACCTTCACCGATGCCATCGCCGCCGAAGGCGGGGGGATCGAGGCCGCTGAAATCGTCGTCCGAACGGAGATCGGTGCACGAGCGACTGAGCGCGTCCGTCGCCGCTGGGATCGCGAGAGCCTCCGGGACGTCTTCCAGCAACTGTACCTCGGGAGCGACCTGTACCGAGCGCTCGAGGGCAGCGATCCCGACATCGAGTGGCGGGGGTTCATCCACGACGAACCGCTGTTGCTCGACCCCGACACGCGGGACGTCCTCACTGGCCGCTACGAAGTCGGCGTCCTCACGGGTCGTCCGGCCGCCGAGGCCGACATCGCCCTCGAACGTGTGGGGCTCGAGGTGTCGGCCGATCACCGGTTTACGATGGACGACTGGGAGGAGGGCAAACCACACCCGCGCGCGCTGCGAACGCTCGCTGAACGATTCGACGCCGACACGATCGTCTTCGTGGGGGACACCCTCGACGACGTCCGAACGGCGGTCAACGCGAGCGAGGTCGACCCCGACCGAACCTACCACGGCGTCGGCGTCCTCACCGGGGGGCTGACCGGCGACACCGGCCGGGGAAAATACGACCGTGAGGGTGCCGCGGCCGTCCTCGAGTCGGTGAACGAGTTGCCGTCGTTGCTCGAGTGA
- a CDS encoding bactofilin family protein produces the protein MSPHSHLRQFLVTLVIVALVGVALAPGTALAQSQTGTGGNVVVEAGETVDEVNAFAGNVRIEGTVTGDVNAVAGNVVVEDGGEVGGDLNGVAGTIEIHGHVSGDVAVAAGTLEVGETGTVDGVLEAGAGTIVLDGTIAGDVTVGAEVITLGETAVIEGDLRYDGDLEGNTDAVAGDITRDSTLGVDLAPVIVPLATWVAAAYALAANLLLGAILLALFPRFSDGVAARVATDPLRTGAIGLVALVGIPILLVAIAITVIGIPIALVGMLAFALFVWVGIVYGRFAVAAWALSLIDVRNRWLALVVGLVAGAFLTLVPIVGWFLNLLITVLGLGALAGGLVAHRRRVSQPESDTGVTEAASGPR, from the coding sequence ATGTCACCTCATTCACACCTCCGCCAGTTCCTCGTCACGCTCGTCATCGTGGCGCTGGTCGGGGTCGCGCTCGCGCCGGGAACGGCGCTGGCCCAATCCCAAACGGGTACCGGTGGCAACGTCGTCGTCGAAGCCGGCGAGACCGTCGACGAGGTCAACGCCTTCGCCGGAAACGTCCGTATCGAGGGCACCGTCACCGGGGACGTCAACGCCGTCGCTGGCAACGTCGTCGTCGAAGACGGTGGCGAGGTCGGTGGCGACCTCAACGGCGTGGCCGGCACCATCGAGATCCATGGCCACGTCAGCGGCGACGTCGCGGTCGCCGCCGGCACCCTCGAGGTCGGCGAAACCGGGACCGTCGACGGCGTCCTCGAGGCCGGTGCCGGGACGATCGTTCTGGATGGGACGATCGCGGGCGACGTGACCGTCGGTGCCGAGGTCATCACGCTCGGGGAGACGGCGGTGATCGAGGGCGACCTCCGGTACGACGGCGACCTCGAGGGGAACACGGACGCCGTCGCCGGCGACATCACGCGCGACTCGACGCTCGGCGTGGATCTCGCCCCGGTGATCGTTCCCCTCGCGACCTGGGTGGCTGCGGCGTACGCCCTGGCGGCGAATCTGCTTCTGGGGGCCATCCTGCTCGCGCTGTTCCCGCGGTTTTCCGACGGCGTGGCGGCCAGGGTGGCGACCGATCCGCTTCGAACGGGTGCGATCGGACTGGTGGCGCTCGTCGGCATCCCGATTCTGTTGGTCGCGATCGCGATCACCGTCATCGGCATTCCGATCGCGCTGGTTGGGATGCTCGCGTTCGCCCTGTTCGTCTGGGTCGGGATCGTCTACGGCCGCTTCGCCGTCGCCGCGTGGGCGCTCTCGCTGATCGACGTCCGCAACCGCTGGCTGGCCCTCGTCGTGGGATTGGTCGCGGGCGCGTTCCTGACGCTCGTGCCGATCGTCGGCTGGTTCCTGAACCTCCTGATCACCGTGCTCGGTCTCGGCGCGCTCGCGGGTGGGCTGGTCGCGCACCGCCGCCGTGTCAGTCAACCAGAGTCGGATACAGGTGTCACCGAAGCGGCGTCAGGGCCACGGTAA
- the samp2 gene encoding ubiquitin-like small modifier protein SAMP2, which produces MSTRVTVDVKGEGVQELAFESLEDDGEVPTYADALAAVDLSPHEVSVLVDGRPVPEDQPIDTETMTVLRMIKGG; this is translated from the coding sequence ATGTCCACTCGCGTCACCGTCGACGTCAAAGGTGAAGGGGTGCAGGAACTCGCGTTCGAGTCACTCGAGGACGACGGCGAGGTGCCCACCTACGCGGACGCGCTGGCCGCCGTCGATCTGAGTCCCCACGAGGTGAGCGTCCTCGTCGACGGCCGTCCGGTGCCCGAGGATCAACCGATCGACACCGAGACGATGACCGTGTTGCGGATGATCAAGGGCGGATAG
- a CDS encoding GAF domain-containing sensor histidine kinase, which yields MTDTRSLLYFAASAPTAASGACALERVASHYSVTPAVSAVNGDEPRDGDATAARVDDRVLAVADAADLAALTADVDCAVVADSPKATDTDSLLELFGAALASVPAIYFAAGEVDPAVARSTPVIDGFVRQRYADDPLEDTASDGANLDVPVPDDRCLEHLVDEIEWQCCLPSCERRLTRGSSAATDTVPTPGESTDDRPRPAVADSDTPQPRETTIEEPRFERGHLETDAAHTAVAQLHEMATQIVACRSEEPLFELALETADDVLGFDASAFVLAADGGDPPSVYTSGYDEQDLTVADPSLSAGVLGKTYREKRSFLIEEVAAEPEARPYEDSYRSAISVPVGEYGVFQAISTEAAAYSEVDRKLAEVLAAHVGETIRRIRVEHHLRERQQTVTSLHESVVKLVSADTETALFERTVAAAERILELDVCYLGIVEGDSFVPRGRSSWPVRDDLEPLPLTHGVMGETYRTGESVYISDAADDDRTNDHNGGFRSALTVPVGEFGVIQAVSTAVDCYDDVDRELLELLATHVEQALSRFRVEAELRDRREQLTRLHQGAARIIGAPDEGTIYERALETTETVLELDVCVFLSADLDNDELVPEAYSSAMDERFVRRVSLEYGAVGSVYQSGEPSIIDDLGESAAVDDEWEQYRSALTAPIGEQGVFQAVSDTVAAFDSASLELVELLCSHVSEALARTRAETKLVEERDRLSALFENVPDPTVQYELSGGEATVQAVNDRFEAVFGFDAETIIHEDVDEFIVPPEYEEEAQRLNEALLAGETLRTVTRRQTATEVRDFLINVVPLTAGERSVEGYAIYTDITEQKRHERALTAKNERLDEFASIVSHDLRNPLNVAQGYLEIVTDSGDHTHLREVEDALDRMDELIDQPLTLSRHGTLISETERLTLHAVARQAWSLVDTGDAVLELGDDVAFEADRARLAELFENLFRNAVEHGSTSHSIADAPDSTDDDGTQTELTITVAPLEDGFAVSDDGIGIPAADRESVFESGYTTSDDGTGFGLSIVEQIAEAHGWTVAATESDAGGAQFEFRDVVSDDTDSTDTTESTDTTESTDTTDTTDEHFEDGSTIE from the coding sequence ATGACTGATACCCGCTCTCTACTGTATTTCGCGGCGTCCGCGCCGACGGCAGCATCGGGTGCCTGTGCTCTCGAGCGGGTGGCTTCGCACTACTCGGTGACGCCTGCAGTGTCTGCCGTCAACGGCGACGAGCCTCGCGATGGTGACGCTACGGCGGCACGTGTGGACGACCGCGTGCTCGCGGTGGCCGACGCTGCCGATCTGGCTGCGCTCACCGCCGACGTCGATTGTGCCGTCGTCGCTGATTCCCCAAAGGCGACAGACACTGATTCGCTCCTCGAACTCTTTGGCGCCGCTCTGGCCTCGGTTCCGGCCATCTACTTCGCAGCCGGTGAGGTCGATCCGGCCGTCGCCAGATCGACCCCCGTGATCGACGGCTTCGTTCGACAGCGGTACGCGGACGATCCGCTCGAGGATACTGCATCCGATGGCGCCAACCTCGACGTGCCCGTTCCCGACGATCGGTGCCTCGAGCACCTGGTCGACGAAATCGAGTGGCAGTGTTGTCTGCCCTCGTGCGAGCGCCGGCTGACACGCGGATCCTCGGCGGCCACGGACACGGTGCCGACACCCGGGGAGTCAACGGACGACCGGCCACGCCCCGCGGTCGCCGATTCCGACACACCGCAGCCTCGAGAAACCACCATTGAGGAACCACGGTTCGAACGGGGCCACCTCGAGACCGACGCTGCACACACGGCAGTCGCCCAACTCCACGAGATGGCCACCCAGATCGTCGCCTGTCGATCGGAAGAGCCCCTGTTCGAGCTGGCGCTCGAGACGGCCGACGACGTCCTCGGTTTCGACGCCTCGGCGTTCGTTCTCGCCGCCGATGGCGGTGATCCTCCGTCGGTCTATACCAGCGGCTACGATGAACAGGATCTCACTGTCGCTGATCCGTCGCTGTCGGCTGGCGTTCTCGGCAAGACCTATCGGGAGAAACGGTCATTTCTGATCGAAGAGGTTGCGGCCGAACCGGAGGCACGCCCGTACGAGGACAGCTACCGATCGGCGATCAGCGTCCCCGTCGGCGAGTACGGCGTCTTTCAGGCGATCTCGACCGAAGCGGCTGCCTATAGCGAGGTCGATCGCAAACTGGCCGAGGTGCTGGCCGCCCACGTCGGCGAGACGATTCGTCGCATTCGCGTCGAGCACCATCTCCGGGAACGCCAACAGACGGTGACGAGCCTTCACGAGAGCGTCGTCAAACTGGTCAGCGCCGACACCGAGACTGCTCTCTTCGAACGAACGGTCGCTGCGGCCGAACGGATTCTCGAGCTCGACGTCTGTTACCTCGGCATCGTCGAGGGAGACAGCTTCGTTCCACGGGGTCGCTCTTCCTGGCCGGTCAGGGACGATCTCGAGCCACTCCCCCTGACCCACGGCGTGATGGGGGAGACCTACCGAACCGGCGAGTCGGTCTACATCTCCGACGCCGCCGACGACGACCGGACGAACGACCACAACGGCGGGTTTCGTTCGGCGCTCACGGTACCCGTCGGCGAGTTCGGTGTCATACAGGCGGTCTCGACGGCGGTCGACTGCTACGATGACGTCGACCGCGAGCTGTTAGAACTGCTGGCGACGCACGTCGAACAGGCGCTCAGCCGCTTTCGCGTCGAAGCCGAACTTCGCGACCGTCGCGAGCAGCTAACCAGACTCCACCAAGGCGCGGCCCGTATCATCGGCGCACCCGACGAGGGGACGATCTACGAGCGCGCACTCGAGACCACCGAGACCGTGCTCGAACTCGACGTCTGCGTGTTCCTGTCGGCGGATCTCGACAACGACGAACTCGTACCCGAAGCGTACTCGTCGGCGATGGACGAGCGCTTCGTCCGACGGGTGTCCCTCGAGTACGGGGCCGTCGGCTCGGTGTACCAGTCGGGTGAGCCGTCGATCATCGACGATCTCGGCGAGTCTGCGGCCGTCGACGACGAGTGGGAGCAGTACCGATCTGCACTCACCGCCCCGATCGGTGAGCAGGGGGTATTTCAGGCCGTCTCCGACACGGTCGCTGCTTTCGATTCGGCGTCGCTCGAGCTGGTCGAACTGCTCTGTTCGCACGTGTCCGAAGCACTCGCCAGGACGCGTGCGGAGACGAAACTGGTCGAAGAGCGTGACCGGCTTTCGGCACTGTTCGAGAACGTCCCCGACCCGACCGTCCAGTACGAACTCTCGGGTGGGGAAGCGACCGTTCAGGCGGTCAACGACCGGTTCGAGGCGGTGTTCGGGTTCGACGCGGAGACGATCATTCACGAGGACGTCGACGAGTTCATCGTTCCGCCGGAGTACGAGGAGGAAGCCCAACGGCTCAACGAGGCGTTGCTCGCGGGGGAGACGCTTCGAACTGTCACCCGTCGCCAGACCGCGACGGAGGTGCGGGACTTCCTCATCAACGTCGTCCCCCTGACGGCTGGTGAACGGAGCGTCGAGGGCTACGCGATTTACACGGACATCACCGAACAGAAACGTCACGAACGGGCGCTCACCGCGAAGAACGAACGGCTCGACGAGTTCGCGAGCATCGTCAGCCACGACCTTCGAAATCCGTTGAACGTTGCCCAGGGCTACCTCGAGATCGTCACCGACAGCGGCGACCACACCCATTTACGAGAAGTCGAGGATGCACTCGATCGAATGGACGAACTCATCGATCAACCCCTGACCCTCTCGCGTCACGGCACCCTCATTTCGGAGACCGAACGCCTCACCCTCCACGCCGTCGCTCGCCAGGCGTGGTCGCTCGTAGACACCGGGGATGCCGTCCTCGAACTCGGCGATGACGTCGCGTTCGAGGCCGACCGGGCGCGGCTGGCCGAACTGTTCGAGAACCTCTTTCGGAATGCTGTGGAACATGGTTCCACAAGCCATTCGATCGCTGACGCTCCCGACTCGACGGACGACGACGGGACACAAACCGAGCTGACGATAACTGTGGCACCCCTCGAGGACGGATTCGCCGTTTCCGACGACGGAATCGGGATTCCGGCGGCAGATCGCGAGTCGGTGTTCGAATCGGGGTACACCACGAGCGACGACGGCACTGGCTTCGGATTGAGCATCGTCGAACAGATCGCCGAGGCCCACGGGTGGACGGTCGCCGCGACCGAAAGCGACGCGGGTGGGGCCCAGTTCGAGTTCCGGGACGTTGTTTCCGATGACACGGACTCGACGGACACGACGGAATCGACAGACACGACGGAATCGACGGACACAACGGACACGACGGACGAACACTTCGAGGACGGCTCGACTATCGAGTAA
- a CDS encoding metalloprotease family protein: protein MPLGAHLWNLLTAPGVVVHEFAHKLACDMTGVPVTEVAYFRLGDPPGYVRHHEPSRYLTSFAISVAPFFVNTVIASALFAGCWLLLSTLTTGPLEPTLALLETLLAAPREILGGTIALAWVGFATGLHAFPSTGDANTLWTRTRSEWRTAPLVIAGIPFVVLIYLANLLSWAYADVLYALGLAIATFVLVGAVI, encoded by the coding sequence ATGCCACTCGGTGCCCACCTCTGGAACCTCCTGACTGCCCCGGGCGTCGTCGTCCACGAGTTCGCACACAAACTTGCCTGTGACATGACTGGTGTCCCCGTGACGGAGGTCGCGTACTTCAGGCTGGGTGACCCGCCGGGATACGTCCGACATCACGAACCGTCCCGGTACCTGACGTCGTTTGCTATTAGCGTCGCCCCGTTTTTCGTCAACACCGTGATCGCGAGTGCGCTGTTCGCCGGCTGCTGGCTCCTCCTGTCGACGCTAACGACTGGGCCGCTCGAGCCCACCCTGGCGCTGCTCGAGACGCTGCTCGCCGCCCCGCGTGAGATCCTGGGCGGTACGATCGCGCTCGCATGGGTTGGATTTGCCACGGGACTGCACGCCTTCCCGAGCACCGGCGACGCGAACACGCTGTGGACGCGAACGCGCTCGGAGTGGCGAACCGCGCCGCTCGTCATCGCGGGGATTCCGTTCGTCGTTCTCATCTACCTGGCCAACCTGCTCTCGTGGGCCTACGCCGACGTACTGTACGCGCTGGGGCTCGCCATCGCCACGTTCGTACTCGTCGGAGCGGTCATCTAA
- a CDS encoding DUF6159 family protein — protein sequence MSLGTRSTSGGIGIVDRFKTGWTLTKDSFSVIRHHPKLVVFPLLAGLSSLFFFVLFFVPLLVANLVGSGLEYVVLFGLYFVTTFFSTYFSAALVYGANEAFHGREPGIRKCMGAINDRLGPIIVWSAIAATVSIILKSLEEADNPIASLLGTLFAVGWSIMTFLIVPVIVFEDVSVTSMFKKSGSAFKETWGETIGAGFGITLIVGLLGIGMVALALVVSVPVAAVFPGPGIVLGIFLVGGAFVTAYLLNQTVWGIAKTALYVYAVEGETPEDFENFDFETLGGRTEKSATPGRADAASVRMDD from the coding sequence ATGTCACTGGGGACACGATCAACGTCAGGTGGGATCGGTATCGTGGATCGCTTCAAAACCGGGTGGACGCTCACGAAGGACAGCTTCAGTGTGATTCGCCACCATCCGAAGCTCGTGGTGTTCCCGCTGCTCGCCGGACTCTCGAGTCTCTTCTTTTTCGTCCTGTTTTTCGTTCCCCTGCTCGTCGCGAATCTGGTCGGCAGCGGCCTCGAGTACGTCGTCCTCTTCGGCCTCTATTTCGTTACCACGTTCTTCAGCACCTACTTCTCCGCGGCGTTAGTCTACGGCGCGAACGAGGCGTTTCACGGGCGAGAGCCCGGCATTCGCAAGTGCATGGGAGCCATCAACGATCGACTGGGGCCGATCATCGTCTGGTCGGCGATCGCTGCAACCGTCAGTATCATCTTGAAATCGCTCGAGGAGGCCGACAATCCGATCGCCTCACTGCTCGGGACGCTGTTCGCCGTCGGCTGGTCGATCATGACGTTCCTGATCGTCCCCGTGATCGTCTTCGAGGACGTCTCGGTGACCTCGATGTTCAAAAAGAGTGGGAGCGCGTTCAAGGAGACCTGGGGTGAGACCATCGGTGCCGGCTTCGGGATCACCCTGATCGTCGGCCTGCTCGGCATCGGAATGGTGGCGCTCGCGCTGGTCGTCTCCGTTCCGGTGGCCGCAGTGTTCCCCGGGCCGGGGATTGTCCTCGGCATCTTCCTCGTCGGCGGCGCGTTCGTCACCGCCTACCTGCTCAACCAGACCGTCTGGGGGATCGCCAAGACGGCGCTGTACGTCTACGCCGTGGAGGGCGAAACGCCCGAGGACTTCGAGAACTTCGACTTCGAGACGCTCGGCGGCCGCACGGAGAAGTCGGCGACGCCGGGTCGAGCGGACGCGGCGAGTGTTCGGATGGACGACTGA
- a CDS encoding replication factor C small subunit: MSEDEPESSPEAPREESVAGRTEVWIEKYRPETLDEIKGHENIVPRLVSYVEQNDLPNLLFSGPAGTGKTTAAQAVARELYGEDWRENFLELNASDERGIDVVRDRIKNFARSSFGGHNYRIIFLDEADALTKDAQSALRRTMEQFSHNTRFILSCNYSSQIIDPIQSRCAVFRFTELSDEAVEAQVREIAATEEIDVTTDGVDALVYAAAGDMRKAINGLQAAAVMGETVDEEGVFAITATARPEEVEEMVEKAIAGDFTAARATLESLLTDRGLAGGDVIDQLHRSAWEFDLEELATVRLLERLGEVDYRITEGANERLQLEAMLASLALEE, from the coding sequence ATGAGCGAGGACGAGCCCGAGTCGTCACCGGAGGCCCCCCGTGAGGAGTCGGTCGCCGGCCGAACCGAAGTCTGGATCGAGAAGTACCGGCCAGAGACGCTGGACGAGATCAAAGGCCACGAGAACATCGTCCCACGGCTGGTGAGCTACGTCGAGCAAAACGACCTGCCGAACCTGCTCTTTTCGGGGCCGGCGGGAACCGGGAAGACGACCGCCGCACAGGCCGTCGCCCGCGAACTCTACGGCGAGGACTGGCGGGAGAACTTCCTCGAGCTGAACGCCTCCGACGAGCGCGGCATCGACGTCGTTCGCGACCGAATCAAGAACTTCGCGCGCTCGAGTTTCGGCGGCCACAACTACCGCATCATCTTCCTGGACGAGGCCGACGCGCTGACGAAGGACGCCCAGTCGGCCCTGCGCCGAACGATGGAACAGTTCTCGCACAACACCCGCTTTATCCTCTCGTGTAACTACTCGAGCCAGATCATCGACCCGATTCAGTCCCGATGTGCGGTGTTTCGCTTCACGGAGCTGTCGGATGAGGCCGTCGAGGCCCAGGTCAGGGAGATCGCGGCCACGGAAGAGATCGATGTCACCACCGACGGCGTCGACGCGCTCGTCTACGCCGCGGCGGGAGACATGCGAAAGGCGATCAACGGCCTCCAGGCGGCCGCCGTCATGGGCGAAACGGTCGACGAGGAGGGTGTGTTCGCCATCACCGCCACCGCCCGCCCGGAGGAGGTCGAGGAGATGGTCGAGAAAGCCATCGCGGGCGATTTCACCGCCGCCAGAGCCACCCTCGAGTCGCTACTGACCGACCGGGGACTCGCCGGCGGCGACGTGATCGACCAGCTTCACCGGTCGGCCTGGGAGTTCGACCTGGAGGAACTGGCGACGGTCAGGCTGCTCGAGCGCCTCGGCGAGGTCGACTACCGGATCACCGAGGGGGCGAACGAGCGCCTCCAGCTCGAGGCGATGTTGGCGTCGCTGGCCCTCGAGGAGTAG
- a CDS encoding RidA family protein: MKRIISTDDAPAAVGAYSQATTDDSLLFTAGQIPLTPDGDLLDDEPIATQTEQSLDNIEAVLEEAGATMDDVLKVTVLLADIEDFEAMNEVYAGYFGDEPPARSAFEVANLPKGVGIEIEAIASLE, translated from the coding sequence ATGAAGCGCATTATCAGCACTGACGACGCACCCGCCGCCGTCGGCGCGTACAGCCAGGCGACGACCGACGACTCCCTGCTCTTTACGGCGGGCCAGATCCCGCTCACCCCCGATGGCGACCTGCTCGACGACGAACCGATCGCCACTCAGACCGAACAGTCCCTCGACAACATCGAGGCCGTCCTCGAGGAAGCCGGAGCGACGATGGACGACGTCCTGAAGGTGACCGTCCTGCTCGCCGACATCGAGGACTTCGAGGCGATGAACGAGGTCTACGCGGGCTACTTCGGCGACGAACCACCGGCCCGGAGTGCGTTCGAGGTCGCGAACCTCCCCAAAGGCGTCGGCATCGAGATCGAAGCGATCGCCAGCCTCGAGTAG